In Desulfobacteraceae bacterium, the DNA window CCGGTTGGGGGTTGTCCTCTTTCTGACCGCCCTCTTCTACCTCAACTTCCTGGCGCGGATCCTGCCCGCCCCCCTGATGCCGGTCATCGAGACCGACCTCGGCATCGGCCACGGGGCAGCCGGGTCGCTCTTTCTGCTGATCTCAGCCGGCTACTTCGTGGCCCTGGCCGGCTCCGGTTTCATTTCGGCCCGAATCCGGCACCGCCGCACGGTGGCCCTTTCAGCCGGCCTGATGGGCCTCGCCCTGGTGGGCACCGCCTTGTGCCAGAGCCTCGCGGCGATCCGGGTGGGGCTGGTTCTGACGGGCTTCGCCGCCGGGCTCTACCTGCCCTCGG includes these proteins:
- a CDS encoding MFS transporter; its protein translation is MSAPSPLPTAAAYPAQGAGLRTRLGVVLFLTALFYLNFLARILPAPLMPVIETDLGIGHGAAGSLFLLISAGYFVALAGSGFISARIRHRRTVALSAGLMGLALVGTALCQSLAAIRVGLVLTGFAAGLYLPSGVATLTTLIHPRDWGKAISVHELAPNLAFATAPLVAELLLAFFNWRTAFA